The following proteins are encoded in a genomic region of Oceanisphaera profunda:
- the tviB gene encoding Vi polysaccharide biosynthesis UDP-N-acetylglucosamine C-6 dehydrogenase TviB translates to MHSLDTLKVAVIGLGYVGLPLAVEFGKKRSVVGFDINQPRIDALKDGHDSTLEVSDAELAEAAQLTYTSDINDLKNCNVYIVTVPTPINEHKQPDLTPLIKASETIGQVLSKGDIVIYESTVYPGATEDDCVPVLERVSGLKFNQDFYAGYSPERINPGDKEHRVTNIKKVTAGSTPEVADLVDDLYNEIITVGTHKATSIKVAEAAKVIENTQRDVNIALINELAIIFNKLDIDTEAVLEAAGTKWNFLPFRPGLVGGHCIGVDPYYLTHKAQSIGYQPEIILSGRRLNDSMGEYVVGQLVKAMLKKRIHVQGARVLIMGLTFKENCPDLRNTRVVDIVKELGEYGIQVDVYDPWVNPKEAQHEYGITPVVELEHSAYDAMVLAVSHNEFKEMGVNTIRALGKPEHILYDLKYLLSAEESDLRL, encoded by the coding sequence ATGCACAGTTTGGATACACTTAAAGTTGCCGTAATTGGCTTGGGTTACGTTGGTTTGCCGTTAGCCGTTGAATTTGGTAAAAAACGCTCCGTTGTTGGTTTTGATATTAATCAACCGCGTATTGATGCGCTTAAAGATGGCCATGATAGTACGCTTGAAGTTAGCGATGCAGAGCTAGCTGAGGCTGCACAACTTACTTATACCTCAGATATTAACGATCTAAAAAATTGTAATGTTTATATAGTTACCGTACCCACGCCGATTAACGAGCATAAACAACCAGATTTGACACCTTTAATCAAAGCCTCAGAAACAATTGGTCAGGTTTTGAGTAAAGGTGACATTGTTATTTATGAATCTACTGTGTACCCCGGCGCGACTGAGGACGATTGCGTCCCTGTATTAGAGCGTGTTTCTGGCCTTAAATTTAACCAAGACTTTTACGCGGGTTATAGCCCAGAGCGCATTAACCCCGGTGATAAAGAGCATCGTGTTACAAATATCAAAAAAGTAACGGCTGGCTCTACGCCAGAAGTGGCTGATCTAGTTGATGATTTATATAACGAAATCATTACCGTGGGTACCCACAAGGCAACCAGTATTAAAGTAGCAGAAGCCGCCAAAGTAATCGAAAATACCCAGCGCGACGTAAATATTGCTTTGATAAACGAGCTGGCCATTATCTTTAACAAGCTAGATATTGATACAGAAGCAGTATTAGAAGCCGCAGGTACTAAGTGGAACTTTTTACCGTTCCGGCCTGGTTTAGTTGGTGGGCACTGTATCGGTGTTGACCCTTATTACCTTACCCATAAAGCGCAAAGTATTGGTTATCAACCAGAGATTATCTTATCCGGTCGTCGTTTAAACGACAGCATGGGTGAGTATGTAGTCGGCCAGCTAGTTAAAGCTATGCTTAAAAAACGCATTCACGTGCAAGGTGCTCGCGTATTGATCATGGGCTTAACCTTTAAAGAAAACTGCCCTGACTTACGTAATACCCGTGTGGTTGATATCGTAAAAGAGCTAGGTGAGTACGGTATTCAAGTTGATGTATATGATCCTTGGGTTAACCCGAAAGAAGCACAGCATGAGTACGGTATTACACCAGTAGTAGAGCTAGAACATAGCGCTTACGATGCTATGGTATTAGCGGTTAGCCACAATGAGTTTAAAGAAATGGGTGTTAATACTATTCGTGCACTAGGTAAACCAGAACATATATTATATGACTTAAAGTATCTATTAAGCGCTGAAGAGTCCGATTTACGCTTGTAA
- a CDS encoding polysaccharide biosynthesis tyrosine autokinase, with translation MTQQSNTLSANSAPNDDEIDLGRLFGLLMDGKWIIISITAIAMMLGVAYALLATPEYKANALLQVEEKSGGLSALGDVSDMFSQKSNAEAEINIITSRKILGAAVDEVKRDIIVTPNYFPLIGKFMARRYSGEQPADAGMFSSYAWGGEQINVSRLDVPNNLLNKALTLRTTELGFELLNESGEVLLQGQANQLTEQSGISVLITDLVARPNTEFALVKASRLNAINALKSNLGASEKGKASGILELSLTGTNPAEITSSLNAVAQQYLLQNIQRQSAEAEKSLQFLADQQPELKGKLDKAEERLNQYRQQNKSVDLGLETQSVLTQLVDLEKQLNELSFNESELSRLYTRAHPSYQALLEKKQSLLRDKNELSEKVENLPNTQQEILRLTRDMEVSQEIYIQLLNKVQELNIVKAGTVGNVRIIDDAVTAPAPVKPKKPLIVVLATMLGGMFSVGLVLVRGLLNRGVENPEDFEQAGMNVYASVPLSEAHEKKMLGFSKRKNAATQGNMLLAAYNPTDLAIESLRALRTSLHFAMLEANNKVIAIGGPSPEVGKSFISSNLAAICAQAGQKVLLIDADMRKGYLHKIFNKQAEQGLSELLTGRLTLAEAVHSTEVNNLHFMARGQVPPNPSELLMHSNFNQLLAQVEQEYDLIIIDTPPILAVTDPVIISAQAGTTLMVSRFAKNPLKEVEVAQRRYQQNGINVKGIVFNAVERKASAYGNYGYYNYEYKS, from the coding sequence ATGACACAACAATCTAACACTCTCTCTGCTAACTCAGCGCCAAATGATGATGAAATAGATCTAGGCCGTTTGTTTGGCCTGCTTATGGATGGCAAATGGATCATCATTAGTATTACTGCTATTGCCATGATGTTAGGCGTCGCCTATGCTTTGCTGGCTACGCCGGAATATAAAGCCAACGCCTTACTACAAGTAGAAGAAAAATCCGGTGGTTTGTCGGCGCTGGGTGATGTATCAGATATGTTTTCGCAAAAAAGTAACGCCGAGGCGGAAATTAACATTATTACCTCGCGCAAAATTTTAGGTGCAGCGGTAGACGAAGTTAAGCGCGACATTATAGTTACTCCTAACTACTTCCCATTAATCGGTAAGTTTATGGCGCGTCGTTACTCCGGCGAGCAACCAGCGGATGCCGGTATGTTCAGCAGCTACGCGTGGGGGGGCGAGCAGATTAACGTTAGTCGGTTAGATGTACCCAATAATCTGTTAAATAAAGCGTTAACGCTGCGCACCACCGAGCTGGGCTTTGAGCTATTAAATGAAAGCGGTGAAGTACTGCTACAAGGCCAAGCCAATCAGCTGACAGAGCAAAGCGGCATTAGTGTTTTAATTACCGATTTAGTGGCGCGCCCCAACACCGAATTCGCCCTAGTTAAAGCCAGCCGTTTAAACGCCATTAACGCACTTAAGAGCAACTTAGGCGCGAGCGAAAAAGGCAAAGCCAGTGGCATCTTGGAACTGAGCTTAACTGGCACTAATCCCGCAGAAATTACCAGCAGCCTTAATGCGGTGGCGCAGCAATATTTACTGCAAAATATTCAGCGCCAATCGGCAGAGGCAGAAAAAAGCCTGCAATTTTTAGCTGACCAACAACCAGAGTTAAAGGGTAAGTTGGATAAAGCGGAAGAGCGTCTCAACCAATATCGCCAACAGAATAAATCCGTAGATTTAGGGTTAGAAACCCAAAGCGTGCTCACTCAGTTAGTGGATCTAGAAAAACAACTCAACGAGTTGTCGTTCAATGAGTCTGAGCTAAGCCGCTTATACACTCGTGCTCACCCCAGCTATCAAGCTTTGCTAGAAAAAAAGCAGTCTTTGCTACGCGATAAAAATGAGCTGTCAGAGAAAGTAGAAAATCTGCCCAATACTCAACAAGAAATCTTGCGTTTAACGCGCGACATGGAAGTTAGCCAAGAGATTTATATTCAGCTGTTAAACAAAGTGCAAGAGCTGAACATTGTTAAAGCGGGCACCGTGGGCAACGTGCGCATTATTGACGATGCTGTTACTGCCCCCGCACCCGTTAAACCAAAAAAACCGTTAATCGTAGTATTGGCGACTATGCTGGGCGGTATGTTCAGTGTGGGTTTGGTGCTGGTGCGTGGCTTACTTAATCGTGGTGTAGAAAACCCCGAAGACTTTGAGCAAGCAGGCATGAATGTGTACGCCAGTGTGCCGCTAAGCGAAGCACACGAAAAGAAAATGCTCGGTTTTAGTAAGCGTAAAAATGCAGCAACACAAGGCAATATGCTGTTAGCCGCTTATAACCCCACCGACTTGGCGATAGAATCATTACGCGCACTACGCACTAGTTTGCACTTTGCCATGTTAGAAGCTAATAACAAGGTAATTGCCATTGGTGGCCCCAGCCCAGAAGTGGGTAAGTCTTTTATCAGCTCAAACCTAGCGGCCATTTGTGCGCAAGCTGGGCAAAAGGTGTTGTTAATAGATGCGGATATGCGTAAAGGCTACTTGCATAAAATATTCAATAAGCAAGCTGAACAAGGGTTATCTGAGTTACTAACCGGCCGTTTAACGCTAGCTGAAGCCGTACACAGCACAGAAGTTAATAACTTACACTTTATGGCTCGTGGCCAAGTGCCACCTAATCCGTCCGAGTTACTAATGCACAGCAATTTTAATCAACTGCTGGCACAAGTTGAGCAAGAGTACGATTTAATCATTATCGATACGCCGCCAATTTTAGCGGTTACCGATCCAGTCATTATCAGTGCCCAAGCAGGCACCACGCTAATGGTTAGCCGCTTTGCTAAAAACCCGCTTAAAGAAGTAGAAGTAGCCCAACGTCGTTATCAGCAAAATGGCATAAACGTTAAAGGCATCGTCTTCAACGCCGTAGAGCGCAAAGCATCTGCTTACGGCAATTACGGTTACTACAATTACGAATATAAATCTTAA
- a CDS encoding GxxExxY protein, with protein MYEEALTYKIRGAVFEVYRNLGHGFLESVYQNALLYELRHLGLSVESEVPLSVVYKGQVVGEYRADLVVDNMVLLELKSQTMLHSTADAQLVNYLKATGIKIGLLINFTHPKATIKRLVL; from the coding sequence ATGTACGAAGAAGCACTAACCTATAAAATACGCGGTGCAGTATTTGAGGTATACCGGAACTTAGGGCACGGATTTTTAGAGTCGGTTTACCAGAACGCACTATTGTATGAATTACGTCATTTAGGACTTTCTGTTGAATCCGAAGTGCCTTTATCAGTCGTTTATAAGGGGCAAGTCGTAGGTGAGTATAGAGCTGATCTAGTTGTAGATAACATGGTGTTGTTAGAGCTAAAGTCTCAAACTATGTTGCATTCAACGGCTGACGCACAACTTGTAAACTACTTAAAAGCAACAGGCATTAAAATTGGTTTGTTAATAAATTTTACACATCCTAAAGCAACCATAAAACGCCTCGTTCTTTAA
- a CDS encoding low molecular weight protein-tyrosine-phosphatase — MFDNILVVCVGNICRSPTAEFLLKQALPNKTVHSAGLGALVGHDIDATAKKIAEQHNVACPTHSARQLTKELCREADVILVMEQGHKESITRLAPEARGKTFLLGQWNSNQEIPDPYKKSEEAFQHVYQLIANNSKLWAEKLAK, encoded by the coding sequence ATGTTTGATAATATTTTAGTGGTGTGTGTGGGTAATATTTGCCGCAGCCCTACCGCCGAGTTTCTACTTAAACAAGCGCTGCCGAACAAAACCGTACACTCCGCAGGCCTGGGCGCATTAGTCGGACACGACATAGACGCCACGGCTAAAAAAATAGCCGAGCAACATAATGTGGCGTGCCCCACGCACAGTGCTCGTCAGTTAACCAAAGAACTATGCCGAGAAGCGGATGTGATTTTGGTCATGGAACAAGGCCACAAAGAAAGCATCACTAGGCTAGCCCCCGAAGCCCGCGGCAAAACCTTCTTGCTCGGCCAATGGAACAGCAACCAAGAAATACCCGACCCCTACAAAAAAAGCGAAGAAGCGTTCCAGCACGTCTACCAGCTAATCGCCAACAACAGCAAACTCTGGGCCGAGAAACTCGCTAAATAG
- a CDS encoding polysaccharide export protein — protein sequence MKYAYSIPVLVLSTVLLSACTVIPGSHFSSSYGTVVDQYHDQNDDLSELIDIYPITAASIMAQSAPAPVVPATDLALREQIAEYDYRVGPGDVLSVTVWDHPELTTPAGQYRSSEEAGNWVHTDGTMFYPYIGNIQVAGLKVSEVRDLISQRLARYVESPQVDVTIAAFRSKWVYVTGEVEKPGTLPITNIPLTLIDAVSKAGGVTEFADWQTVVLNRGDQSFRFSLRDLYKDGDVSQNILLQPNDVININRNDDSKVFVLGEVGKQQTLPMGRNGKTLAEALADAEGMSQITSDATGIFVFRRAPQESGRIADVYQLNAKNAAALVLADSFRLQERDIVFVTAAPIARWNRVIGQLIPTLSGVYTGSRIGE from the coding sequence ATGAAATATGCTTACTCCATTCCAGTTTTAGTATTAAGCACAGTACTACTCAGTGCTTGCACCGTGATCCCCGGTTCTCATTTCTCTAGCTCATACGGCACTGTAGTGGATCAATACCACGACCAAAACGACGACTTGAGTGAGCTGATTGATATTTACCCCATTACCGCCGCATCCATTATGGCGCAGTCTGCCCCCGCTCCTGTGGTACCCGCTACCGATCTAGCACTGCGTGAACAAATTGCCGAATACGATTATCGAGTGGGCCCCGGCGACGTATTAAGCGTTACCGTATGGGATCACCCTGAGCTCACCACGCCAGCTGGGCAATATCGCAGTTCAGAAGAAGCAGGTAACTGGGTGCACACCGACGGCACCATGTTCTACCCCTATATAGGTAACATTCAGGTAGCGGGCTTAAAAGTCAGTGAAGTGCGTGACCTGATCAGCCAGCGCCTAGCGCGTTATGTAGAAAGCCCGCAAGTAGACGTCACCATAGCGGCGTTTCGCTCTAAGTGGGTATACGTCACCGGCGAAGTAGAAAAGCCGGGTACGTTGCCTATTACTAATATCCCTCTTACGTTAATAGATGCAGTCAGCAAAGCGGGTGGCGTTACTGAATTTGCCGACTGGCAAACCGTAGTGCTGAATCGCGGCGACCAAAGCTTTCGTTTCTCGCTGCGCGACTTGTATAAAGACGGCGATGTAAGCCAAAACATTTTGTTGCAGCCTAATGATGTAATCAACATTAACCGCAACGACGACAGCAAAGTGTTTGTACTGGGCGAAGTGGGCAAGCAACAAACGCTACCCATGGGCCGCAACGGCAAAACCCTGGCCGAAGCACTGGCCGATGCCGAAGGCATGAGCCAAATTACCTCAGATGCCACCGGTATCTTTGTGTTTAGGCGCGCACCGCAAGAGAGCGGTCGTATCGCCGATGTATACCAGCTAAATGCCAAAAACGCCGCCGCCTTGGTGCTGGCCGACAGCTTTAGATTACAAGAGCGCGACATCGTGTTTGTAACCGCCGCCCCCATCGCCCGCTGGAACCGCGTAATCGGTCAGTTAATCCCTACTCTATCTGGCGTATACACCGGCTCACGCATAGGCGAGTAA
- a CDS encoding YjbF family lipoprotein, which yields MKTAFYAGLARAAALTAVLLLTACSQRAADINHTLRVATVGYKDAVITKEYVTALPYAAIQFKWGDGPRVLSALAFAENDELKWVTQDKTMIVTQHGRLVRTLGFSHDLTYTANINQDPLPQLLQLWQQGKHELLRWGTEHDWQPGYYSGYQAISRFEYRGQEQVSILGEPVTLIKFSEQVVYPKLNIEQENTFWLAADTGVVIKSQQFIGPGLPAVEITLLKPYQP from the coding sequence ATGAAAACCGCGTTTTATGCAGGCCTTGCTCGGGCTGCAGCCTTAACGGCTGTGTTATTGCTAACGGCCTGTAGCCAAAGAGCTGCCGACATCAATCACACCTTGCGAGTGGCAACCGTGGGCTATAAAGATGCGGTTATCACGAAAGAATACGTGACTGCCCTACCCTATGCCGCCATTCAGTTTAAATGGGGTGATGGCCCACGCGTGTTATCGGCCTTGGCGTTTGCCGAGAATGATGAGCTAAAGTGGGTGACGCAAGATAAAACCATGATAGTCACTCAGCATGGCCGCTTGGTGCGCACATTGGGCTTTAGTCACGATCTCACCTATACCGCCAACATTAATCAAGATCCTTTGCCACAGTTGCTGCAATTATGGCAGCAAGGCAAGCATGAGTTACTGCGCTGGGGCACAGAGCACGACTGGCAACCGGGTTATTACAGTGGCTATCAGGCGATATCTCGCTTTGAATATCGTGGCCAAGAGCAAGTGTCCATTTTGGGTGAGCCCGTCACCTTAATTAAATTTAGTGAGCAAGTGGTTTACCCTAAGCTGAATATTGAACAAGAAAATACCTTTTGGTTAGCTGCCGACACGGGTGTCGTGATTAAAAGCCAACAGTTTATTGGCCCGGGTTTACCGGCGGTAGAAATTACCTTACTTAAGCCTTATCAACCATGA
- a CDS encoding capsule biosynthesis GfcC D2 domain-containing protein → MKHLAISIFTLFSTLLLPSLLFNSPLAATAEPITTNRVSIVVRTPTTADALQLQFNQPVRWEQVLGQLQAAGLDARWGQLTKPSEQASLEIQRTLVITDLQVLGQRWARQGKHGLLRSSVELIAQLKTLPLVARQPVNLDIDQVRLQARLNPLLSGAYQLHLPPRSNVVWTQGLVHLAGKRPFVGGGFAYDYGRRLTLLPGAEKQQIWVIQPDGQVMSSPVDPFAPVFVGVAPGATLYVGFASLPAQFANLNQRIMTLFANREI, encoded by the coding sequence ATGAAACATCTAGCTATTAGTATCTTTACGTTATTTTCTACTTTGTTATTACCCAGCCTGTTATTTAACTCACCGTTAGCGGCCACGGCAGAACCTATAACTACCAATCGGGTAAGTATAGTGGTGCGCACTCCGACAACCGCTGACGCTTTGCAGCTGCAATTTAATCAGCCGGTGCGTTGGGAGCAAGTGTTAGGCCAATTACAAGCCGCGGGCTTAGATGCTCGCTGGGGCCAGTTAACTAAGCCGAGTGAACAAGCAAGTCTTGAAATTCAGCGCACCTTGGTGATCACCGATTTACAGGTATTGGGCCAGCGCTGGGCTCGCCAAGGCAAGCATGGCTTGCTACGCAGTAGCGTAGAGCTTATTGCGCAGTTAAAAACGCTGCCCTTAGTGGCGCGCCAGCCAGTCAACCTGGATATTGATCAAGTGCGGCTGCAGGCGCGCCTTAATCCCTTGTTAAGTGGCGCTTACCAATTGCATTTGCCACCCCGTTCTAATGTGGTATGGACTCAAGGCTTAGTGCATTTAGCAGGTAAACGACCTTTTGTGGGCGGTGGTTTTGCTTATGACTATGGCCGGCGCTTAACCTTGCTGCCGGGGGCAGAAAAACAGCAGATTTGGGTTATTCAGCCCGATGGCCAAGTGATGAGCAGCCCCGTTGATCCCTTTGCCCCAGTATTTGTCGGTGTGGCACCGGGGGCCACTTTGTATGTGGGCTTTGCCAGCTTGCCGGCGCAATTTGCCAACCTTAACCAACGCATTATGACTCTTTTTGCCAACCGAGAAATTTAA